One genomic segment of Rhizorhabdus phycosphaerae includes these proteins:
- a CDS encoding alpha/beta fold hydrolase translates to MGRHQLIFAALAAACLAGVGAAHPEHHSGDAVTAPATPDRFLTVDGVRFRLRDEGPRHAPAIVLIHGFTFSLDSWDAWAADLSRDHRVIRFDLAGHGQSGPDPDERYDTATRVRQLGLLLDALHVRKATVAGNSFGGLVAWNFAASSPSRVDRLILVDSAAFSINGVTEKPVPVPPAMRAYLLAPTPAAVAYSTAAIFAHPERLSPARLDQMRALIARNGPALVAHLEQFTLPDPKPLLTKIKAPTLILWGRADKVVPVAQADQLAAAIPGSKLIIYDDVGHAPQEEASAASIADVRTFLNDSK, encoded by the coding sequence ATGGGGCGCCATCAACTTATCTTTGCCGCATTGGCAGCCGCCTGCCTGGCGGGTGTGGGCGCAGCGCATCCCGAGCACCACTCGGGCGACGCCGTCACGGCTCCGGCGACGCCCGACCGCTTCCTGACCGTCGACGGTGTCCGCTTCCGTCTGCGCGACGAGGGTCCACGCCACGCGCCCGCGATCGTGCTGATCCACGGCTTCACCTTCAGCCTCGACAGCTGGGACGCCTGGGCCGCCGATCTGTCCCGTGACCATCGCGTGATCCGCTTCGACCTGGCCGGGCACGGGCAGAGTGGGCCCGATCCGGACGAGCGCTACGACACCGCCACCCGCGTCCGCCAGCTCGGGCTGCTCCTCGACGCGCTCCACGTCCGGAAGGCGACCGTCGCGGGAAACAGCTTTGGCGGTCTCGTCGCCTGGAATTTCGCGGCGAGCAGCCCGTCGCGCGTCGATCGGCTCATCCTGGTCGACAGCGCCGCCTTCTCGATCAACGGCGTGACCGAAAAGCCAGTCCCCGTGCCGCCCGCGATGCGCGCCTATCTGCTCGCCCCCACCCCTGCGGCGGTCGCCTATTCCACCGCTGCGATCTTCGCTCACCCCGAGCGGCTGTCCCCGGCGCGGCTCGACCAGATGCGCGCGCTGATCGCGCGCAACGGACCGGCGCTGGTCGCCCATCTCGAGCAGTTCACATTGCCCGACCCCAAGCCGCTCCTGACCAAGATCAAGGCGCCGACGCTGATCCTGTGGGGACGCGCCGACAAGGTCGTCCCGGTCGCGCAGGCCGATCAGCTGGCGGCGGCGATCCCGGGTTCGAAGCTCATCATCTACGACGATGTCGGCCACGCCCCCCAGGAGGAAGCCAGCGCCGCCAGCATCGCCGACGTCCGCACTTTTCTGAACGACAGCAAATGA